AACTCTTCTTCGACGGACCACGGGAGGACGTGGTGCTGATCTCCGGCCCAGTCCGTGATGAGTTGCTTGCCGCGCAAGTGCTCAGCAGTCTCCCCGTGCCTTCCCAGCCCGTCGGGTGCCTCCCCCTGCTGGTGGCGAAAGTGCAGAAGCCTCTTCTCGGGCGCGACGAGGATGACCGGAACGTCGCGGCCATCCTGCTTGCAGTCGATGCACACGATCTCCTTGGAGCCCTGGTACCCGTAGCGGTCGTAGTACGAGCCCGCGGCTCATCGCGTCGGCGGCGACAACCTGTCCGTCCGCGTTGTTGTACGCGATCAGAGGGTCGGAGGGCTCCCAGTTGCGCGGGGAGAGGGGACGTACTTCGACCATGAAGACAGTATGAGCCGACGGGCCGACATTTAAGCTTCTACGTTGATCGGCTCACTGTCATCCACATGTCAGCGCTGGTCGAAAAGTGAGCCGTTCGACCGTCATTAACACCGCACAACATGGTGGAGAATCGCTTCCTCTTCTGCGCTCTGCTGCTATTGTGCTCGCATGTCACACTTCGACTCGGCCAGAGAGCGCCGGGACTTTTTTGACCGTCGTGAGGAAGAGGCAGTTGTTCGGGCACTATCGGCTCGCCCCACAAAGCTCGCGTTCGCAGCGATGCGGCATTCCATGCTCAACGAATTTGTGGAGCGAGCCCAGCGAATCGGTTATCCTCCTCAACCGTTGGGCGTTTTGAGGAAGACGTGGTTCGGGCGAACCACCTGGACTTCCACAGGTCTCCTCGGTTGGGTCGTTGACAGCATTCCCTACAACCATGCGGTGATCGTGCGCGATGCGCAAATGCCCAGACCCTCCTACAAGGCCGTCGTCCTTACAGATGGCATAGCGGTAATCGCCTTCTTGAGGTCGTCATTGGACAAGAAATATCAGGGGAAGCTCGAACTGCTTGAGCCACGAACGGAGGTCCCCTCAGACGTTTGGCCTGCGCTAAAGGGATACGATCAGCATCATGTGCGCCACGTCGGCCTTGATGAAAAATTGTTTCAGCTTCTGGAAAGTTACGAGCGCCAGGTATCTGGCGAATAGGAAGAACCTATGTGGGGCGCCCACGTGAGCGTGGCCCAATTGACATGAAAGGGTTCCAAACCGGAGTCCCACAATGTAATTTGATGCAAGGCGGCGAAAACAGCGGCCGGTGGGTCACGGCAAAAAGGAGTGGGATATGGCTGAGTCTGTCAAATGTTCAAAGTGCGATTCAAGTAAGGTTTCTGGCAAGCCGTGCCCCGGCTGTGGGGATGAAAGCTAAGCAGTTCCTGTTGACATGAATTAGCCAGCAAGGGCGCACTCCGACAGGGGTGCACCCTCTTTTTGCTCGTCAATGTCGTCAATGGCGAACGATCCCGGGGACTGTGTGCAGATGGCCGGCGTCTCAGGGTTTGGACACCCTCGGTGAAAACAGCAAAGAAAGCTCAAACGAAACCTGAGGCGAAGCTTCTTGAACCGTCCCGGGGATCATGCCGCCTGTTTGTTGGCGGCGTCGTCGGGTAACGGGTCGGTTCACTCACCCAAGGTGTCCCGGTTCCAAGGAACTGGGACATAATGTTCCGCTCGTTCAGTGTGTGTGGCAGACATTCAGGGACCGGGTCGGCGACGCATGATTAGTCGGGCGCCGTGGGTAAGGAGGACGAGAGTTCCGGCAAGAACCAGCATGGCTGTGAACGCGATGATCTGGCCGAGGAACATTGCCATGGCCACTCCAAGGGTGCCGACGTAGGTCAGGGTGAAGGTTATTGTGAGTGGCTCGATCATCGGTTCCGAGCCTGCCGACCCTTGGATCGTTCTGCCAGCATTCCTGATGTCCGTGCCATTAGAGGCCGAAGTCCCCTCGCACCAGGTTTATCTCCTATGACCAGGCCTATGCCACGTGAATTCATGAGCTCCCCCTCTACCGGTTTCGAGAGTGTGCGGGACCGAACGCCGACTACGCCGGGGCGGTGAGCGTCCTCGAATGGCCGGGCCTGTACTCAGCAGGGGCTTTGTCTCTGCAGTCGCATTGCGCGGCCGCGTTTGTCTCGGAGGTGTCCCAGGGTGAGTTCCAGTCCGTCTACTTCGCCCTTCCATCTTTCCTTCTCGGCTCGTTCCCGTCGTACGATCAGATCCGCTTCGAGTTCGTCCAGCCGGAGGATCATCCGCGGTTCCACGTGCAGCGTGGGGCAGCGGACGCAGGCGTGTTCGTGTGCGCACGGGGTGCAGTAGGGCCTGCCGCAGGCACCGAGTTCGACCTTGCGTTTGTCGAAGTGTTCCTCTAATGCTTCCCATTCGTCGTTGGTGACCTGCGCATACTCGTGGTCGGGCAGGGCTCTGCGGTCCCTCGGGTCAGAGGGGACGCTGTGCGATTTCCTTCACCCACGAAGGGCTCTCGATCCCTTGCTTCTGGTCAGTCGAAAGCCGAAGGCGGGCGGCTCGAACGATGACCCGGTCCTCCTTGGGGCCAGTCCTGTCAGCGGCCATCGTTTCGGATGAGGAGACCATCGTCCTCGCTTCGCGGAGTGGTTCCTTCCAGGCTTCGGCGATAATCACGCTCTCCTCCGTGCCGGAAAGACTGCTTTCGTTGAGGAGTTTCAAAGCAGTGAGACCGACTTCACGTCGCTTCGGGTCATCGTCCAGGGTGGCTTCCAACGCCCATCTTGCTCGCGGCCACCAGTCTGACTGGCTTCCGGCCTTTGGCTTCAGACCCCACGGCCGGAGCCAGCCCATCGCAGCGAAGAGGACGGCTCCGAGGATGACGACGAACGGTCCAACGGCGGCAACGATCTGCCACCACGCGGCGTGCGACTCATGAAGGATGATGTCGATACGGCTCGGTGACGGTATCAGGTTCACAAGACCAGCATAGGCGCCCAGTTCATGGCTCCGAAGGGTCTATGGAATCGGTCCGCACCACAGGCGAGGTCGTTTTGAGGGTAGGGATGTAGTCGTTAGGGACGTGAGTCTAGTAGCGGGCGGACGCTCCGACAGCACATAGCTCGAGCATGATTTGGTTCCGGATGGTTTCGTGATGTCGAGGACATGTGGACTCGATTGAACCGGAGGCCAATTCTCGCTAGTTCTGTACCACCCACTCGGCGCGGCTTAGAAAACCTAGGCCGGGATCTCTACGCAGGGCTTTGATTCCGGCGGGAGACCCTACGATGAGCAGACCGACCGGGAGATTCCGACGGATAAGAAGTTGATGAGCGCCGATGAGAACTGGCACCGATGGGGACAACGGTTGGCGAACGTCCCGAAGAATCAGGAAGCCGTTCTCACGCAGCAGGGACGGGTCCGGGTCTACCTCACGGGCGACCAACTCATAGACTGTCCATCCCGCTTCGCCCACTACTCGTTTGGCCGTCTCGATGACTTCTCTGCTAGCAGCAGGTCCGGAGCACGTAGCGACCGTCAGCAGGGACGGAGTCCCTGGCCCATTGGCGAGGGAGTACGCCAACTCGGGCGCCCACTCGGCCGCGTCCATGCTTGCTACTTTAGGATAGAAAACGTGGGGAAGCAGGCCCCTAAGTGTTCCGAATTTCCAGCGGTTCAATCCGCAGCGGGACTTGGCCAGGCCACACGAGGATCCCATTCCCGTGACGCGAGTTCTCCATATTGAGCACGTCTACTCTTGTGACTAAGCCATTCACATGGCTCAGCTCATATTTGCGCCTCTGATGCCAATGGCCACAGAAGACATGGGGAACAGCCAGCGAATCAACGACCTCTTGCAGGAGATCCCGGGTTTTGTTCGCCTTCTCAGTCAGTTCCGGGCTGAGTCGGAAGTCTCCCGTCAGCGGGACTCCTGCCGGCGCATCATGCGTAATCAAGATGTCCAGGGGACCGCGGTCGATGAGCGCGTCCGCTTCCTCACGGGTGGGTTCTTCATTGGGCCACCAGTCCTTCCCGACGGTCCTGTGCTCGTAGTCGACACTGAACGCGCCGCCCAAGCCGCCGACAGCAAGGCCCTCAATCATGGTTCGGCCGCCTCGCGGGAGGACCCGGATATTGGACCGGATCGTTCCCAATCCGTCGTTGTCGACGGCGAGCTTCTCCAACGTGTCCCAGTTGTCGTGGTTGCCCCCGGAGACGACAAGCGTGATCCCAAGATCGATCAGGTACTTGTTCAGCTTGGCTTCGTACCGTCCCCGCTTGGCCCCAGGCCAATCAAGTCCAAAGTCCCCGACGTGGACGGCCGTATGGACGCCTTCGCGGGCAGCTGACCTTATGGCGGCCAGAGCCCAGCCAGCGGCCCCATGCCAATCACCAAATACTGCAAGGGGATTGAGAGCAGCCATTGTCCCAGCATACGTATATCTGCAGTGAGGTGTCGCCCGGCCCGGTATGGGTGCACGAGGTGGGACCATAACTCTACTTTGCCCGGCGGAGCAGCGCGACTCACCCAACCTCCTGGCTCGACGCTGCTTTCCTTCCCAGCACGCGTGGCAGAACTTGCCCGGGAGCACTGCACTCGGCCATCAGCGAGTCGGTTCTGGCACTCGCTCCGCAGGTTTTCCCCTCCCCGAACGGAAGCGTGCGCGTTAGGAGAACTGTCTATCGATCTCCCGGACTGCTCAGGAATATGGCCATCGGATTTGACTGAGCGCGGCTAGTCGGTGTGTGCGGCTTTAATCGATTTGAGTTCCGCCGCCACAAACTCTCTCAGGAGTTCGGAGATCTCCCGGTGACGCAAGATGGTATCGATTATTGGCTCGACTCCGACTGGCTCGGGTATTGGCAGCGCACGATGATCCATAAGTGGGGGCACGATCGAGCCCAGAAGCCGATCGGCGTCCGCAACGTCCTCGAGTCGCATCAACGCTTCGCCTCGAAGGACCTTGGCCATTCGGTCATAGCTGACGCCGGCAAGCTCTGCGTAGCTGCGGATGTTCAGTCCCTTGTCTCGGAGCGTTGCCATGATCTTTACGGCAAGGGCATGTTGCAGGCGCGCAGTGGCGATCCGTTTTTCTTCCAAATCTGTGCTGCCTTCGAGCCACGAGATCCTGACAACTTTTCCGAAGTGGTGGCGGTCCGGCGGAGCGGCCATAAGACGGGGCTGGAACCGGGGGTCGCTCATGGTCTGATTTTAGTCCCCATTCCCGGGAACTCGCTCGCGTCATGAGAAGAATTCAGCCTTTTAGACCCTTGCTTTGGGACTAAAAGGCTGAGTAGATTGGGTAGGGAGGCTGACCGGGCTGACACGAACTGTGGGCTTCCAAAACGTGCCGGGCTTTCATAGGAGCAGTGCCGTGCCGGGCTTCCGCATCGCGGCGAGGTCCGCGGGTGAAGAACGAGATCGCATGATTGTCGTGTATGTCGGAATGCATGGCTCGCCCCTGCGGCCGATCTCAACGTCTTAGGCACACCTGGGGCCGCTGGCAGCGGCCAGCAGCAGGAGGGCACCAGTGGCCGCTAGCGATCTGAATTTGATGCTTAGCAAGAATCAGAGCGACCCCTTCCGGAACTTCAACAATAAGTACGGCCACGCAGTGCTGCTGTGGCGGGAAAGCAAAGTGAATGGCCGAGGAGTAATTCTGGACAAGCGGATGAGCGACATCGACCCGTCCACGTTTCCGTTGTGCAGGCGTGGGTACAACTACAAGCACCGCCGGAACTACGAGGGGATGTATCCGTTCATCTCAACGGGAGACTTCCTGTGGTACGAATCGATGGAGGAGTTGCGCTGCCTCGTATTGCTGGAACATACGGAAGAAATAGATTCCATCGCAACGCAGCCGTTCTGTCTGTCGTTTAAGGACAATACGAGGCATTACCCGGACGCATTTGCAGTGCACGCAGACGGAACCCGAACTGTGTATGACGTCAAGTCCCTAGACAGCATTGACGACGCGGTCAGAAAGACGTTCGCCAAGACGACCGACGCTTGTAGCGTGCAAGGTTGGCGGCATGTCGTCCTGCATGGCATTGCGGGACTAGAGTGGAAAAACCTGGAGTGGTTGGCCTGCTTCAGGGCGGAAGACATGCACCCCGCGCCGGGGCATGAGGAAGTCTTACTCAACTATCTGGTAACGCCCCGGACCCTGGCGCACTCTGCTACGCAGTTGGATGCCGAGCACCCGGCGTTTCACATGCCGGCGATCTACCACCTGATGTTCCGTCAGGGCATCTGTTATGACCACAGACGGCCGCTCACCCTCGACACCAAGCTTTGGGTTGGGGGCGACCGTGCAGCAACGTGCCATCGGACCCAATGACATCCTGACTTTTGAGGACGGACGGTGGGAGGTCGTGTCCGTTGCCGACAATGTGTTCGCGCTCCGCAACATCGGGACCGGCGCGATGAAGAACATGTCGCTGTCGGAAATCAGCAAGCTGACGAAGGTCCCTCTTTTGTTCGATCGGTCCTTGGCTGAGACCGGCAAACTGGAGGCCGGCGGTCACAACGAACGGGAAAGACTGCGACTGTTGGTACCCCGAGTCCAGGAGATTATCTACGGCAAGCCCGATGGGGCCGACCACTACCGTGCAGGCTACGTTCCGGAACTGACCAACCAGGGGCAACGACTCGAGCTGATGGTAAGGCAGCTCAATGATGCCGGGATCGAGGTCGGAAAACGCACGCTCGAACGCTACGTTGCGGAGTACAAGAGCCATGGACCCGCGGGCATCCTGGACAAACGCACCATGAGAAAGCACCATCCTCTGGACAATATCCACCATGCTGTCCTTGCCTGCATCGACGACATGATCGACGACCAGATGAACAAGTCCAGCATTTCCCTGAAGGCCCAGGCGACAAAGGTAATTCTCCTAGTTCAGGAGCTCCCAACCAGGGATTTCCCCATCCCGGGACGTGACCGCCTTGTCGCCGCCATCAAGGAGAAAACGAAAGGCCGCGAACTGAGCGGGGGAGCCAAGCGCCGCAGGACCGGCAGTAACGCACCGGACTGGATCTTCCAGGGCATGACAGCCATCATGCCCGGCAGCGAGGTCCAGATCGATTCGTCCAGGTACGACGTGCGCGCCCGCAAGCCGGACGGCACCATTGGCTCGTTCACATTGACCGTAATGATGGACAAGGCAACCCGGACTATTCTGGCCCTCAGTGTCCAGGCATCCGGCACGGGAGCGGACCACGCCTACCTCTTGGCACAGGCCATGACACCCGCCGAAGCGCGTCCCGGCAGCGAGGAATTGTTCAACCCGTGGGTGCTGAAAGGCAAGGGCCTGCCGTGGGCGGCACTGCTGGACGACGACGCGGCGGCCAGATGGGAGACGCGCCGGCCAGTTATCCGGATCTTCCGGATCGTGACCGACAACGGGAGGGACTTCAGGAGCCGGGTCTTCGAATCCGCCTGCCGGCAACTTGGGATCATCATCACGCGCTCGGCCACCGCATCACCGACGGACAAAGGCATGGTCGAGCGGTTCTTCGAGACGCTGAAGGACCAGTTCATTTGCTATCTCCCAGGTTTCACCGGAGGCGACAGCGCGCATCGCGGAAAAAACGTGGATACGGAGGGTGTTCTCGACATTGAAAACCTCATCATTCTGCTCAACCGGTGGATCGTCCAGGTGTGGCAGAACCAGCCATTGGATGAGCTCTGCGATCCGCTGCACCCCTCCGCAAAGCCAGTGAGCCCCAACGTGATGTACGCCAGTATGTTCCCGTTCGTCGGACACGTACCGCTGGCCCTGGCGAAGGGCGATTACATTTCGCTCCTTCCGGTGGATCACCGAACTCTCCAGAAAGACGGTATCGAATTCAACTGCCGCCAATACGACTCCGAGGATCTCGCAGAGTTGCGGATGCAAACCTCCGGCGACAGCAAGTTGGGAAAAGACGGCGGCGAGTGGGAGATCCATTTCCGGCCCTCTGACCCCCGGCAAATCTGGATGTATGTCCCCACACAGGACCGGTACATCACGTGCTACCTGAAGGAGTCCAGATTCGACGACCCTCACCTGTCCGGTTATTGGCGCATCGCCGAGGAGATGCTGAATGAGGGCTACGCCATCCCCGGCGCCCAAGCATCTGAAATCTCCGGCTCGTTCATCCAGCGGGAAGTCGACAGAATCCGACGCGAAGAGAAACACAAGGCAGCCGCAGACCTGGCCGAGCACCTCGCCGAAGTGCAGAACATGGGCGGACCTGCCACGCGCACCGACCTGACGCCCGAGGCGGGCGCGGACGAGGATAACTGGGACGATGTGGAGGGCTACCCGATGAACCCCTTCATCGTTGACCGGGATACGGATAGTGGCGACACCAAATGACCACAGAGTTCGAATTTAGAGACCCCAACGGACCGGACATCACAAATTGGGCCGGCTACATACAATTCCTCCAAGGCCGCGGAGTTGGATTCGACCTCGTCCCGGTGGCCGAACTGTTGTCCATGACACCCTCCGCGAGGCAGAAATACGACTCCGCCCGTTTGGAATTCCTGTCCGACAACATCGTTGTCGAAAACGAGACCGTCCAGAACATCACGAAAACCCTTGAGACAGTGATGCGACTCAATCACGGGAAACCGACGGGTGGATACGGGGTCTTCGCCTCGGCCGCCGCGGGGCGCGGGAAAACGACCGCCCTGCACTCAGTACTTCGGGAGGTGCTCACCGCCTATCTGGCCCACGACCCCACCTGCATCGTCGAGAATCGCTGTTGTCCGGTGGCCTACATTTGCGTCCCCGACAGTGGCACACCAAAAAGTGTTTATATGGAGATTGCCGGGTATCTGGGCGTTGAATGCAAGCCCAGGGACAGTGATCCTGTCATGCGGAAGATCGTGCTGGCAGGAATCGCCAATTCCGGCATTCAGGTGTTCGTCATCGACGAGGTGCAGAATCTGGAGAACGGCGGCCCATTCGCGAAGCGTGCAGCTGACGCCGTGCGGCGCCTGGTGGACGACACGAAGGCGAACTTCATCCTCGCAGGTATCAATGTGGAGAAGACCAGCATCATGAGCCGCACCAGAGGCCTCCAGGTCGCCAATCGCTTCATCCGCGCTGAAGTCGCGGACTATGGCAAACGCTCGGTGAACTGGAAGGGCCGCTGGAAAGGACTGGTCGGCGCCATGGCTGACGCCCTGCCGTTATACGGGGCTACACGAGACGAGATGGAGCCCATAGCTGGACAACTCTACGAAGCCTGCGGCGGCAGCGTCCAAGCTCTTAATTTGATGGCGACCCAGGCATCCCGGCAATTGATCGGGCTAGGGGACCACACCCAGGAAACGATCACCCTGGAGAAGCTGCAGGGAACCCTGGTGAACCTGGCAACCGAGCAACATATCCGGGCCAAACTGGAACGAACCCGGACGAGGGCTGCTGCTTCTGCCAGGGCGACCCGCCGGGCGAAGTCCTCACGTGCAGTGAAACCTGAGGCGGCGACCGATGCACGCTAGTCGTCTCGGTACCCTCGCTCCCGGCCTGGCGCCCCGGTACATCCCCGGCGAGGCCCTGATCAGTTATGCTGCCAGGCTGGAATTGCGCATCGGCGTGGACCCCGGTTACGAGTGGTCACTGGCTCGCAGCAGGGAAATGGCCATTCGCCGGAAGGGCATGAATAACGACCGGGCGCAACGGAGGCTGGCTATCCTCTGCGAGCAAATGACAGGCATCCCGGAGGGAACCTTTGAACGCCGATACCGATGCCGTGACGTCATCGAAAACGCATGTTCGCTCTGCACGGGAGAACCAGGAATCGAATTGGATGCCGGAGGTGGGCGACTAGTGTGCCCCACCCACCGGTGCTGGACAGGCCCGTCAATCGCACGAGCAGGACTGAAGCCTTTTGAACTAGGGCAGCCCGGCGACGGCTTCATGCAACAGGTCGCGCCCGACGTCTTCGAGGCGGCGGACTTCCTGGACCGGGTGATGAACCAGGGAACTGCGCACCGACGCTTGGTTGATGAGGTTATCGGCCGCGTCGACCGTGCACGCACAATCGCCGCCCGCTCCAGCAGGCTTGGCCATGGCATTCGGTCCGTAATTCAATCGCCTTCCGAAGCCGCACTGGTCGCGGCCCTTGTCGGGACACTGACCACCCCCGACGTCCTCACCCGTATCTTTGACCCGCGTCTGACCTTCCGTGAGGCGCACGCCACCCTGGCGTCCGTTGTGGCGGAAAAATATCCAAGGGCGGAGAGTCCGGTTATCGACCAGATGTGGCTGCTCATCCGCCCGACCTTTTCCTGGATCCGGACCACCAAACTCGGCCAAGCGGCGGTGGAGCGGTTTACCCCGCTCATTATCCCGCCGGACACAATCAACTTCAGCCAAGTGTCGTTTCCGCTTGAGCCCTTCAGCAGGTCCTTGGACTGCCTTAGTGACAAGGGGCGCGTCGGCGACGGAGGATGGTCTGACAGGTATGTCGTTGCCCAGTCTGATCCGAGCGTCCCGGAGAAATTCATCTGCGTTGGCGGGCACATCCAGAGCACCTACAGGAGCCATGCCCGAAGGTTCAAGGACGAGGATTTCCACTGCGCCATCTGCTCCGGCTCACGAGCAGTAGCCGGACTGAATTCGCTCGGTGACCTCATGCCCCGCGTGGCATC
Above is a window of Arthrobacter pascens DNA encoding:
- a CDS encoding metallophosphoesterase, giving the protein MAALNPLAVFGDWHGAAGWALAAIRSAAREGVHTAVHVGDFGLDWPGAKRGRYEAKLNKYLIDLGITLVVSGGNHDNWDTLEKLAVDNDGLGTIRSNIRVLPRGGRTMIEGLAVGGLGGAFSVDYEHRTVGKDWWPNEEPTREEADALIDRGPLDILITHDAPAGVPLTGDFRLSPELTEKANKTRDLLQEVVDSLAVPHVFCGHWHQRRKYELSHVNGLVTRVDVLNMENSRHGNGILVWPGQVPLRIEPLEIRNT
- a CDS encoding TnsA-like heteromeric transposase endonuclease subunit, which produces MAASDLNLMLSKNQSDPFRNFNNKYGHAVLLWRESKVNGRGVILDKRMSDIDPSTFPLCRRGYNYKHRRNYEGMYPFISTGDFLWYESMEELRCLVLLEHTEEIDSIATQPFCLSFKDNTRHYPDAFAVHADGTRTVYDVKSLDSIDDAVRKTFAKTTDACSVQGWRHVVLHGIAGLEWKNLEWLACFRAEDMHPAPGHEEVLLNYLVTPRTLAHSATQLDAEHPAFHMPAIYHLMFRQGICYDHRRPLTLDTKLWVGGDRAATCHRTQ
- a CDS encoding Mu transposase C-terminal domain-containing protein, with product MQQRAIGPNDILTFEDGRWEVVSVADNVFALRNIGTGAMKNMSLSEISKLTKVPLLFDRSLAETGKLEAGGHNERERLRLLVPRVQEIIYGKPDGADHYRAGYVPELTNQGQRLELMVRQLNDAGIEVGKRTLERYVAEYKSHGPAGILDKRTMRKHHPLDNIHHAVLACIDDMIDDQMNKSSISLKAQATKVILLVQELPTRDFPIPGRDRLVAAIKEKTKGRELSGGAKRRRTGSNAPDWIFQGMTAIMPGSEVQIDSSRYDVRARKPDGTIGSFTLTVMMDKATRTILALSVQASGTGADHAYLLAQAMTPAEARPGSEELFNPWVLKGKGLPWAALLDDDAAARWETRRPVIRIFRIVTDNGRDFRSRVFESACRQLGIIITRSATASPTDKGMVERFFETLKDQFICYLPGFTGGDSAHRGKNVDTEGVLDIENLIILLNRWIVQVWQNQPLDELCDPLHPSAKPVSPNVMYASMFPFVGHVPLALAKGDYISLLPVDHRTLQKDGIEFNCRQYDSEDLAELRMQTSGDSKLGKDGGEWEIHFRPSDPRQIWMYVPTQDRYITCYLKESRFDDPHLSGYWRIAEEMLNEGYAIPGAQASEISGSFIQREVDRIRREEKHKAAADLAEHLAEVQNMGGPATRTDLTPEAGADEDNWDDVEGYPMNPFIVDRDTDSGDTK
- a CDS encoding ATP-binding protein, with amino-acid sequence MAELLSMTPSARQKYDSARLEFLSDNIVVENETVQNITKTLETVMRLNHGKPTGGYGVFASAAAGRGKTTALHSVLREVLTAYLAHDPTCIVENRCCPVAYICVPDSGTPKSVYMEIAGYLGVECKPRDSDPVMRKIVLAGIANSGIQVFVIDEVQNLENGGPFAKRAADAVRRLVDDTKANFILAGINVEKTSIMSRTRGLQVANRFIRAEVADYGKRSVNWKGRWKGLVGAMADALPLYGATRDEMEPIAGQLYEACGGSVQALNLMATQASRQLIGLGDHTQETITLEKLQGTLVNLATEQHIRAKLERTRTRAAASARATRRAKSSRAVKPEAATDAR
- a CDS encoding zinc-ribbon domain-containing protein, with product MHASRLGTLAPGLAPRYIPGEALISYAARLELRIGVDPGYEWSLARSREMAIRRKGMNNDRAQRRLAILCEQMTGIPEGTFERRYRCRDVIENACSLCTGEPGIELDAGGGRLVCPTHRCWTGPSIARAGLKPFELGQPGDGFMQQVAPDVFEAADFLDRVMNQGTAHRRLVDEVIGRVDRARTIAARSSRLGHGIRSVIQSPSEAALVAALVGTLTTPDVLTRIFDPRLTFREAHATLASVVAEKYPRAESPVIDQMWLLIRPTFSWIRTTKLGQAAVERFTPLIIPPDTINFSQVSFPLEPFSRSLDCLSDKGRVGDGGWSDRYVVAQSDPSVPEKFICVGGHIQSTYRSHARRFKDEDFHCAICSGSRAVAGLNSLGDLMPRVASEWDGVANGDLSPYMVTPGSDRKVAWICAKGHPYEAYITNRTLRGTGCPFCAGKALRAGLNDLATTNPQEVLMWDHDAPENPKPTDVSAGNNKVKIYLVCPNGHSFSSTPARLVRTGGRCKECAGTVLVAGLNDLATRRPDVAAWWHPTKNGAIKPEMVRTSNGNMFWWQCPDGHEFTATIRYRTNCTWQTCPADTGRLLVSGYNDLTTKEPDLAKDWDTALNGLGASQTVRGNIKRYWTCAHGHTQSSKVANRRRTGGCTECSPEERVAPARKFKRGRNGWDTRKAAASSVVPADLKHGVAVLSGTDGLDQHPNTRAQKAGLASQE